Proteins encoded together in one Hevea brasiliensis isolate MT/VB/25A 57/8 chromosome 16, ASM3005281v1, whole genome shotgun sequence window:
- the LOC110666387 gene encoding PHD finger-like domain-containing protein 5A, producing the protein MAKHHPDLIMCRKQPGIAIGRLCEKDDGKCVICDSYVRPCTLVRICDECNYGSFQGRCVICGGVGISDAYYCKECTQQEKDRDGCPKIVNLGSAKTDLFYERKKYGFKKR; encoded by the coding sequence ATGGCCAAGCATCATCCTGATTTGATAATGTGCCGGAAGCAGCCAGGAATTGCCATAGGACGACTGTGTGAGAAAGATGATGGGAAGTGTGTGATATGTGATTCCTATGTACGTCCTTGCACGCTTGTGCGAATTTGTGACGAGTGCAATTATGGATCTTTCCAAGGTCGATGTGTTATATGTGGAGGGGTTGGCATCTCAGATGCCTACTATTGCAAAGAGTGTACACAGCAGGAGAAAGATAGAGATGGGTGTCCAAAAATTGTTAATTTAGGGAGTGCCAAAACAGATTTGTTTTATGAACGCAAGAAATATGGTTTTAAGAAAAGATGA